Part of the Sorghum bicolor cultivar BTx623 chromosome 1, Sorghum_bicolor_NCBIv3, whole genome shotgun sequence genome, AACAAGAGTGGAAAAGCCTTAAACTTGCCATATAGGCACAAGGTATGATTCTGAGTTTATGACAGGTCATCTCAATGTGTAAACTTTATCAATTATCAGTCGAGGAAAACAGCTGTGCAAATCTAGTAGATAGAATCATGATCTATTTCCATCATACATATATGATATACCTGTTTCATgtgtaaaaaaaaagagagaactaGTACAACGTACCTTGCAACATTGACGTAAATTTAAATGCAGCAGTGATGGTTTCAAGCTCCTGAGCTTGTATGGTATAACAATCCACCTGTGCAACCTGCTCAGGAACCAAAGTAAATTGtagttcagaaaaaaaaataaggtCACTTCACACATGCAGAGCTAGAAAATAGTACTAAGACAAGAATTATATGCTGAAGCCTGAGTGACATGTGTGTAAAATGCATGTCAAGCTGATAGGAAAATGTGCTTCTGGCAGAACAAATAATTGGGACTCACCACTGTTGGCCATGTCAAGACATTCTCTCCACTAATTGTCTCAACTGATGGCTCCATAAACGCACATTGTTTTGCAAGAGGCATCATAGAGGACACTGAAGTAAAGGGAGAGAAAAGGGGTTACTCTCAGAGAAATACTACAGCCAGAGTTATGCATATGACAAACAAATAACTAAGCCAGCTGAGAATGGGAGAATTAAACTCACTTTTTATGCCATATACATCTCGCCAGAAGTAAATACTATCATGGTATCTCTGAGAATTTGTGACAGGTGCCATGTAAAGCTGCAACAATACTACTTGCATCTCAGCCTCAAAACTCCACAAATCCACCTCAGCTAGTTAACTGTTATATAATGCTTTTATCAAAGTCCTACCGATGCATGCGATGGAAGAATAAGACCTCCTGGCTTAAGCCATTTATCCCTAGCAAAAATTATGCTTCCCAGCATACTCTGCACCAAGAGGACTAAATATGAAATTTCAAGAGCAGCACTTATGTGAAGTGAGCATAAAATTAGCCCAACTGTCCAAACTATAGGGATACTGATATATACCTCATACAGAAGCATGTATCCCATCCATTCAGATATGATGACATCAACTTTTTCTTCGATATTGACATCCTGCATTTGAATCAAAGACAATCATGTTGCATAGCACAGTGAAGGCCTCCAAATAGAATTTTAAGGATGGTGATAACTGATAAAACCCACAACAATATAGAATTTGAAAGATGATGATTACTGGCTATAACTGGTAAGTATGGGAAAAAACTCACAAAAATACAATAAAGATTTTAGGTATATGCAAACAGTGACAAAATGGCAAAAAATTGACAGAGATGTGTACCTCAATTCGGCCGTGCAAAACCACAACTTTGTCAGATAGCTCATTCTCTCTTACAATCTCCATAGCCTAaaattgtttagtttaaaaagaaTGTTCAGCATCAACATTAGTAGAACTTATAGAAGCTAACAATAAGATACAGAAGTAATACTACAGATAGTATACAGAAAAAATGGAAAAAGCATTTTAAGAACAGAACTATTTGATCATATAAGGCATGCTATCCATGTTGTATTTCACTATCATTGACAGGAGGCACTCTTTCCTACTGGGACAACCAAGCTACACAAAAAACCTGTTGCCCTAAGCATAATTACTTTTTAGTTCTTGCAAGTTCCTAAGTAAGCATAAAGGAGGGCTGGGAGGATGGACCTTTTCAATTCAAGGTTTATTCTCCAATTTGACAACGTAAGTTAATACATCTGTGCAGCAAAAAAACTACTATGGCTCAGCAAAACATGATTGTAGATTGGCAACCCAACTGAAAGGGAAAATAGGGAGTGAGAAGAGTTTACCTGCAATGCAATATCACTTGCATCAACTGCATAAACCTGAGAACATAATAAACTCATTCAAGGAGATGAATAATAAAGaataaaaacaaataaaattaTTCATCTATATCAGTAAATATTGCATCACATGTAGTACATAACTGAATAACAAATTACAGCACCCATGCAAAAAGAACTAGTAGCACCACACTACATACTTCATGCATttaaaaagaacaaaaaaaagtcaaatgcCTCTGCAACAAAGATAAATATGCTTTTAAATCATAAAAGAATAAACATGGATGCTTCTAGTATTTGGTAATATCAAGCACAAGATATATCCTGGTACAGATAAAATGATTAGTGCATTCACACAGCTTTAGCCAACTGAATGCACAATTTCTCAAGTCAAGTATCCAACTATCTACTATAACTAAAAAGGAGAACCCCATTAGCAGATTTTTATGCAATTTGGTGCAGCCACGACATCAACAATTAAATCATAGCAGTCTCCTTCCCATCCCAATCGCAACCGAAGCATCCACTGTCAAAGACCGAAGAGTCCATCCCTTCACATCCACACGTCATTAGTGTGTCCCTTGCGCTCCACCTCCTGCGCTCCCCACTACCTCTCCAGATTTGGATATGAAATCCCAACAATCCAATCTTTCCCTATATAAAATGACAAGACCACCGCCACCCATGGGGTGGCGCATGCGGCAGGGGACTCAGAGGAAGCCGGCGATGCTGGGAGGGCCGCTGCTGTGACCAAGGTGGGGAGATGAGGGTGCGCTGGCGCGGGGGGACTGGAGAAGGATGCCGAGCCGTTGGCACTAGCTGCTAACGCGTGAGAGATCAAGGCCACACACCGCCACCTCCTCTTCGCCATCGCGAGGTGGCTCCATGGCTCTGGATCCGCGCGTTCGTGCCTGAGGCTGTGGCCGACTTTTTTTAAAGTACAgcatccttttctttttttacgggagactgatttttttttttttgagaagatTTTACGGGAGACTGAATGACCGATGGAGTACCGGGCCTCTTTGTGCAGTTGTTTTACAAAAGTCCTCCACAATCCACATTGATCCATTGGCCTGCCGCATCCCGATACTGAACTCCAATCTCTGGTCATCATTGGTTGTCTCTGGAAGTCTGGATCATCAGTGCAGTATAGACGATGCTATTTAGATTCTTTTTCATATGTTTTTGTAtttatacaaagtttatttattaCCAAATATACATAAGGGACACATCTTTAAGACATGGCGCTGCCATATATGGTATTCTAAAAGATAAATTATGGTGTCACATTATACATTTTTTAAGCTTTGTAAACTTCATTGCAGCAAAGTTTACACTTCACCTCATGTATAATAAATATAATTCCAGCGtctcccgcagcaacgcgcgggttATTATCTAGTTACTAACTATAATAGGTTAATCCAAAGTACAGTGAAATTATTGGAATGTTCATAATTTGATTGTTATATTGCAAAGTGAGTGTACAGAGGATGTTTAGTTTCTTAAAACAGTTGCATTGGAGAGCATCAACTGTTCTGGCCCTTAAATGGTAATAATGATTTAGAGACAATATTGTTTATCCACTGGATTCTCACACTGATGTTGGTCCATCCCACCTATCATCATGTGCATGACAGAGAGTGCCATTGTATGTCAAGAAAATATATAATCCCAAGCTCTTAGTTAGCACGTGTTTTTCAAATATACAGTAAAGAACGAAATAACCGAATATGGATTCAGCATATTGATTAATGTTTGCCTAGTAAGTATCAATTCCTAAAGGTAGTGGTTCTTCGGTAGATGAGGTTTATGTGGATGGATAGTGCATGAGCAACAGCATAAAATATGAGGAATATAGTAGCATCTATAGAGTGAGGGATTAAAAGAACATCAGTTTTCCTACATTGATAAGATCATCAGAAATGCATAAGTGTGCAACTAATAACTAAAAACTTACACGAGTGGCACCAGCAAAAGCACAAAATATCGAAAGGACACCAGTGCCGCAACCCACATCCAAAACTACCTGAAGTTATCATTTTCATAGACCAAAAGAGTTAACTGAGCAGAACAGAAAGCTATATCACATACAGGAAAACATCTACCCAATACTATACATTGCTAAACGAGTATTACCTTGCCTGAAATAAGATCTTTGTGATGCATTATGGCATTTCTGTAAGTACTAGTTCTCACATGATCCTGCAATCAGCAAcctaaaaatcagtactgaatTAGCAAAATGATGACATTCACTTGAATATAAACCACAAAGAGGAATACATGTAGCGCTATCGGTTCATAAAACAAGGAAACATTTCTCACATTAGGCTGTCTATGGCAGATACGCATATAGCAGAAAATGTGTGGCACTCTGTGTCAGAGATGCTAGCTAAGGTCCCTGGTCTACCAATAAAACCCTGCCCGCAAGGATAAAAATGGCCTATCTGCAGCTCGCGAGAAGAAAACAACTTACATACATGGTCCCATAAAACTGTAGCAAAATTTCTCAGGCGCAGTGACCAAGTTATAGCATGATCTTCAGGATATATCCGAGACTAAACAGCAGTCAACTCTGTAGTCTTGTAAGCTAGCGCTACAAAActcccaacaacaacaacaacaaggaATCCCAGATGACGCCCGTAGTTCGACGACGACGATCCCACGAATCCGATCCACAAATTGGCACAGAACCCTAACCCCGCCGACGCATCAGGGAACACATCCGCCCAATCATCCCCCAGGGAGAAGCTAGAAATGTGAGAAGAATGTGGTGTAAAAACCTTGAGCATCTCCTCGTGGACGCCAATGTGTGAGTAGGCCTTGAAGTAGGCCACGTCGTAGTCGGTGCACGGCGGGGCGGCCGGGTGCGGATGAGCCCCCAGAGCCACCTGTCCCTGTGGAGACCCCATGACGCCTGCGTGGCCTACTCCGCCGCGCCGCGACCTGCGCGGACGCGGCAGGTGGCCGTTGCCGTCCGCACCGGCGGTGAACATGAGGGGGAAAAGGTGTTTGTGTGGCGTCGGCAGCGAGGGGACTGGCCGGGTCTCGGGGTTCTCAGTGGAGAAGGCACTGAAGTTTTGTTTGGGCCAACCGGCAAGGCAGAAGGCATTCGTCGGATGGGCTATGGGCTATACGCATATGTGCTCTCTATCCTAATAAAAGAATAATATGTCatctttgactaaatatataaaagaaaatattaatatttataatatataattagtatcattgaatctatttttataaCTTATACAAAGATACAAATATAGttaatattttctacaaattcagtcaaattttaaaaagaTTGATCGGCATAAATACCATAGTGTATTTATTTTAAGACGGGGAGAGTACAATGTGTACTCACATGTGTATAGAAAGGTAATTTGATAAGCTAACCAATGGCTTTGGTTTCATATCCAAATTCGTCATAAGTCAGTAAGATTGTCAAAATAAATTATTGTCTAAAATATGTTAGGTGCTACGACACTGTCTTTTGGTTCATTGGACCGTGTATCGTGTTAGAGCCCATTAGAGAGTGCTTATGACTATAAATAGTCATCGTCCGtctcgttagggtttggggtttTGTTGCATTCTAGTTTTTCTTGTGAAACAAACAttgtttgttgcatttgtatcGCCAGGATCGACGGTTGTGAGCCAGGGCCCGCTCTTGATGTGTATTCGCCTGTGTTGACTAGTCTTTTTGAATCAGACTTGAACCTCTTATCAAACTCATATACTTCATTCGTACTTCTAATTTTAGATTatgttcatcttcttcttgcttgtattATCGATTTGCTTACAAGAAAGCCTTCTCGAtgaggtcaatcaagttgtgtGTGGTTGATAACTAGGGGGTCCAAATCAGACTTGGTTTGAAGCCTAGATCATGAATATCGAGTTCTCCACTAATCGAAGATATTATCCTATCGGAAGATCGGGCCGCTTTTACATCAATATAGTCCTAGATTGCTATGATCTTTCTTCTCGTCGCATACATATCTCTTGTGATATCACTTTGTTGAGGATTGTCCTTTCTTTTATAGCTCCTCTACAAAGTCTCATCTTATGCTCCTACAGAGTTCATATCTTTTTATGTGCCTTTTTTTGCTATTTCCATCAATGATGACGCCACTCCATAGTGTGTGTCGCCTTCTAGTACCCTCATTCATGTTACTCCTCCTTAAAAACATTGATCAACACCACGAAACAACATCATAGGATCATAGAAGCTCTCATCATTAGTAAAGTACACCCCTCCTCAAGTCTCATCTCAATGTACTTGGCCATCTCAAATGATCGTGGACATCTATCCAAACATCTAGTGTCTTCAACTCAGTCTATGTGCATTGAACTTAGTTGCAACCAACCAGCAAAGTGAGTACCATATCCGACGACCATGTGGAGCACGCCTCTAGAGTTCATTAGGTATTGACCCATGTGGAGCACGCCTCTAGATTTCACTAGGTATTGACCTATCACCAGTTGTCTGTGCCACTCTCCTCTCTAGAATAAGCATATTGAGTCAGATATAGTTTCAGGGTCTCCACCATGGTTGAAATCCACTATGCACACGCGAAGGTGACCTCCCTGGGTGAGGAAATAGAAGCCTTCATCATGGGACAAGACATCCTCCACTCAAGTGAGGTCTAGCTATGTTATCTGCATCCAATGTTGTAGCAAACAGAATCCCTCATATGCTAGAAGGCCACCTGGTGCTAGATGCAACGAGCTACCACTACATAACGATGCTAGTGCTAATGCAATTCTAGTCATCGGGAGGGCTCGAGAGGGTGGAGACTGGCGATGATGCAGGAAAGGGGCCAACACATGTCGAGGAGGTGGGAGACCTTCTACTCTAGGCGAGGGACACGAATGTTGATGAGGGTGTGGCTATGGATTTGATCATCGACGAGAAAGAGTCAGGCGCTATTATATGATTCGAAGTAGTGTACGTTGTGTGTGGTCATGAGCTTGTGATCGATCACGCATGCATCAACACTGGTGCAGCAGAACTAGCAGTTGTCAAGTGTGCAGACATGAGGAGTAGCCATTGTAACTAATGTGGCAATGGGGATCTAGTAGTGGCCACATGAGCATTGCCCGCAACTTTTTGCAAATATCCATAGTGCCATCATAGTCGCATGTAGGGAAGGTCACGAGAGATCTCGTGGAAACATAGTCCTAGAAATCCTTTATAGATCCGTGAGGAGTAGGGCAGTAGGTAGAAGTGAATGGTGTCATCTAGGAGGCTGCAAGAGTGGGACTGGATCTTGCCTTTGCTCTAGAAAACTGGAAGGGACAGTTATGGGCTTGAGTGAGAAGTCCATGATTCCTAGTTGATGCTCGGATTATCATAGGTGCATGTGCTTTTGCCTCACCGACTTTTAAGTTTACATTTGATTCAAAAAAATGCAAAAGAAAGACTCTCTCCCCGTTAAATAGTCAGCACATCTCTAAAATTCTCCTAAACTTAgtcttattttctatttttctcaTATAAGGGAAATCCTAAACATCTATATCCTTCAATCTTTCTCTCTCACAACATTTTTTTCTGTAACTCAATAATTTGAATTTTAAACATGGACAatcataatttttttattgGCATGCATAAAAACCTCCACATGAAAAAGCATGCAATCCAATCCAACCTGCCACATGGTTCAACCCACCCACCAAGCCACCATCCCATGTGTCGGTTTGGCAAATTGTTAGATTAAATTGAGTTGCATACTTTTTTATGTGAATGTTTTCTATGGAATTTGATGAAGATAtttacctttgcacatggtggttTCTATGTCTataggtatttatgaatgtacgCATTGGTCTCTATGCCTCCGTGTGTTGCGACGATATAGTGGTTTTAAACTTCAAATATTAGAACATTCAACATTTTATGCTAGTGCTCGTGGGTTTCTATACTTGAAAATGCTTCATAGAAATATGCAAATCCATCCATAAAAGTGTATTTTTCTaattttaagtatttcaaaaaaATTGCAATGGTATCAAATTATGTACAAAATGGTGAAAATTGTTTCTCAATTGGATGTTACATTAGACAATTATTGTAAAAAGATTGAATACAAATGGATGGGATTACGTGAATGTAAAAGGTGGCAGGAACGTCATGTTTTCACGAAAATATTTATATACCTATTGTCAATGTTTTGTATTGTAGCACCAACTAGTGAATTTGTAGCCATGTGTATACCTTTAGATGGTTGGCGCTCAAAGACTCAGAATCTATACTAGTTCAAGCAATGTGCCCTATATCCACTTGTATGGCGTTTGTCCGTGTTCTTGAGCACGAACGCTTTACCATTTACTATAGCGGCTACAAATGAGGgtgtgcaataaatgtcttaggGTTCTGTGTCTTGATGCCTAAGAGAGAACACAAGTCCTCTCTTATCTATATCTCTTACTCCCTTCATATAGGAAAAAATGACGTTTAGGACAGCATTTAGCATACCAAGAAGTGATTAATTagggtagagtttttcttgtttgctcctattAAATGCTACTTCACGTGTGTTCCATACGAGAAAGTACGATGGCTTAATAAATCGCGAGTCGATACATGGCGAGTGAGCGAGGTGAGTTGCGATGATGGCTTAATAAAATGCGAATGGAGAGCAACGAGGGTGATAGGCGAGCGGCCACGACGCAGATAGGAATCGAGGAGGATTGGCTGTGGCGTGGATTGATCCCGTCATCAATGTGCGATGCATGCATCGAAGGGGCAGGGGCATTAGTGTCCAGATTAGCGTTGTTGGGGACAGAGCGTCGTTCTTTACAATCTTGCGTATAGGGGCTAGGATGTTGTTTTTTGTTatacagagggagtatatagcTAATCTCACTAGAAGTCTATCTCAACATGCAAGTCATCTACATCATCCCTCATTAATTATCCACATCATCTCCCACTTATAGGCATGTTATCTCACTAACTTTCAACCTCTTAATCGTGAGATATCCACATCGTCTCCACTTCATGTTCTTTCAATCTCTTTGTAATCTCCACAACAATGCACGAGGTATCCTCTAGTATAGCTTATGGAGAGAAAAAGGGAGAAGAAATAAGAAAAGAAGGGGTGGCATCTGTTGGAGTCCAACGTGCATCATCATCCTTTTGTCCTTATCCATTCGAGATGGTAGGGAGCCATCATCTCTATTATTGGAGCGAAGTCACGAAGGTTATGGGCTCTAGACCTACGTGTGTCGTTGGATCATGGCATTTTATTAGCACCACAGGCCCAGGGATGCTCGAACCCTATCCACGGTGTTGTATTTTCAAGACCTATAGCCATCTCGTCCTTCATGTGTAGGCATGGGCCGGCATGTCCAGCGCTTGTGACACGTCGGCTAGCTTGATGAACCTTTTGGGAGAACTGGAGAAGTCAAGCCACATTAGAGCCCACTAAAGGATCTTAGATGCATCCTCTCGAGACTAATGTCCCATCACAATCACTCCTTCGACCCTTCGAGGGGAAGGCAATCCGGATTCAAGGGGATCTCAACCGCCCTCTTGTTGGACCGTTATAAGCCTTGATATTGCTCCTTGGCCCCTTGAGAAGGCTGAaagcctaagtttggttttggtaattaatgacaccaaattGCTAATgttttgtgtttaagtgatttgagttaggcatagcaacacatgcattaggatctagttatgtgctaacctaactcctttgataaaaatgtttgtgtaatgctaacacacatgcacaatggTGGtgaacacttggtggtgttagcacattttacAAAGAAGATGGAGTttaagggtagagaggggtttgagtTCCTCTCTCTCCGGTCGAGCTTGCAAGGCGAgattcagcgcttttgagaaaatagaacgtatattttctattgcgtcgatggaaaatttggagaagttaTGGGAGTGTTTTTTACTGGAAAAACACTCACAGGACGCTGGCCGTGGAGGCATCGGACGTTGGCCCAATGTTCGGTGTGTTGTGGCTAAGTAGCGCTATTGAACTGTGCGTCGAAGCGTCTGACGGGTGAGCGTCGGACGCGGGCCGAACACTATTCCAGCGTGCGGTGAGTGGTGACGTCAGCAGGGACGCGAGCGAGGGTTTCACCCATGAACGTGTCGGACGCTGGGGGTGCGTCTGATGCCCCTccgtcggacgcgtccgacggCCCTGCGCGAATGCGAAGCTCTTTAAGTAGTGTCTGGCGTGAGGTGGCGCGTCCGACACCTAGCGTCCGACACGTTCGACGCTACTGTGTTAGGCACGCGTGCGAGTTAGccattggcggcaacggtcgagttcaaatgaCTAGTGACACGTGGTTGCTCTGTGAGCGTCGGACGCTGGGTTCGTGCGTCCGACGCCTAGCGTTGGCGTGTCCGACGCCCCCGATTTTAGCCGTAACGGCTAGTTGTTAGGTTGGCCTCTTTAAATAGATGGTGGCCAGCCTTGGGAGTCTCTCTCTTGCACCTTTGAAcacttgagacatactttgagctagagaacccTCCCTCCACTcacctccttgcttgattgctaatactagtgagattgagtgagattcaagtgcattgcttagtgagttgcatctagtggcacttgatccttgagttcgctgtggatttcttgttactcttgggtgtttcccgacactCTAGACGGCATGGATCagcggaggtgttgagctcatgattggagattgttttaaGCCTCACCAAGTAATttatgaggggttcttgagccttccccgtagGAGATCGCAACTGACTACTCTAGTAGAtcgctcgtggcttggaggttCCCCATCTTGGAGTGGATGTGcgacacccgctgagggtttggctttgaattgccaattagctcgtgatccttcaagtgggtgtatcgccacaacgaggactagcttgccgggaagcaagtgaacctcagtaAAAAATCGTGTGTTATCttgtgccgaggattctctattgtgattgtgtttgtgattgattggatgtacctcttctctacaacgtcggtataacaatcactctccactctttTACTTacttaccttgctagttgtttagcttgtgtagcttagtttttATTTAGAGTAGAGCTATTGTGTAGCCTTCTCTTGATGttgtggtttagtgtttagccttgtactaattTGTATagatggcttgcatagcttagttgagctagtgctagaattgcttcgccatttgttttactaactcacttgactaatgaagtttgtagaaaatttaaataggctattcactcccccctctagccatttggacctttcaaagcGATGGCTTACATCCAAACCCCCAGTGGGAGCTTGTTTGTAGAGCCACTTAGAGACTCACAACCAAGGTTGGACATGTAAGGTGGGCCCAATGGCCATACAGATCTAAGCCATACCGTGGGGCTCAGCGGCTATATCTCATATTGGGAGGACTTTAGGTAGATTATGAAAAATATACGGGTCATCGTACATTTTGCGGATAGGGATATTGCTTGTTCACTTATTCGTCACTACTAAATTAAAACAAATTTCTATTTTTCACTGCCGTAGGTTTCCATGATTGCTAACATATTTAGTGTGAGACTGCCAAGTGGCGCATCGGGGAATGACTATACTTCTGCAACGTGGCTCCTCCCAGGCTCCTACCATAATTCATTTGCAGAAATGCAGAACCTGTATTCAGACTTTGCCACTTGTCAGACCAAAAGTGGCAAAGTGCAGGTACAATATATCTAGCATAATCTTATTATACACCAAGTGCCCGTATTAAACCAAACCTGGGATCTCCAAGACAGCTAGATCACTGGCATTTGTGAGCAAGATCGCCTTTCTGACGGGGTTTTGCATAGGTTCCGCGTATGTCAGGTCAACACCTGTCACTGAAAATGTGGCGGACGTTGAACAAAGCAAACATTATGGAACCTTTATTATAACCAATTCCAGATTAGCGGAAAGCGAGCGGTTTTACACATCAGGCTAGTCTCATGGTGCATCATGCACATGTCCGAGCCCATCACCTGGGGCACACCATGTTCTTGAACCATGAATCTGGCAAGGAAATGCTTTCTCTATGTTACGAACAATTCTAAACATAAAGGCTGTGGCCCACAGGTATATATAGAGTGATGAAAAGGCGCACAACCAATGTGGAGCCACAACTGAAAAGGAGACCTTAATAAGCTGAATGATCACCAGAGCACTCTTTTGTCAGCAGTTTATACTGAAAAAAACTTCGAGTTTACATAAATATAAGAAACTCGTGAGCTAACAAGACAACCATGGCGTTATTTCCGTTATGACGAAGCGGCCAAAATGCCAGATAGTCAGCTTCTCATGTCATGGATGAACAAGGCTATAAAGAAATGAAAAGGTATAACTAGCGAGGTAGGAGAACTGAAGATACGAAAGCTTTTGTGCATTTGCTTCCCCCAGTGTCAGTAGCAGCATATGGTTCGACACttggacttttttttttgacggtCAACCGGGGGAGGTGCTCCCCACCTGATCAAATTTATTATTGGCCCCAAACGGTCCTAAAAAATATTGCCAAACGATTACAGTTACACGATCACATAGAGGGTGATCAGGGTAAGAAGAAGATGAAACAGGATGAAGTAGTGAAGAGAGAGTAGCATGAGCGGTTAGCCTTGGCCCTGCCTTGCCATCTCGAAAATTTGACACCAGGAGTCAGCAATGTGCTTTTTCCTTCTTGCTAGTCTGTATCGCCATTGCTCGGCCGCTGCCTTGCAGGAAGCAAGCACCTGATGAATCGAGAGGGATTCGTTTCTGAAGACTGCCGTATTCCGTGCCTTCCAAATTTGCCAGCATACCAACGCGGTATAGGGCACCACTGTCTAGCCCAGCGTCCCCCTTGCTGAATATGGATTGTCGTTTGTCCACAGCACGGTGTTGGAAATTGTATCCTGAACTGGCTGCATCTCTGAAGTGGCCCTTTGAGATAACCTGGGCACCGGCACATGCTGCAGACCCGTTTCCACCATTTCGCTTACAGTGGCATGCTTCTTGGTGCAGTGACTGAATAATGCAGGGTAAACATCAGTCAGGGCTTCGTCGCCGTACCAGACATCTGACCAAAATGAACAAGATTTGCCATCCCCGAGGATAACAGGAACACGTGATTGTTATTACGCGGCTGAAAACATGCCATTTTTATTTACGCTATTCTTCTGTTCCATTAGTGATTAGTCAGCATCAGATTCATCAAATCCACATCTTCATCAGAGTAGCAGACATGTGGCCATTGGTCTTTGTCAATTGCCATGTATAAAGTTGCCATGTGCACGTTTTCTAGACTGATCGAGATTCCTTACGTTCTTCCATAAAACACGTGACTCCAATAAGCTAACTATTACATGTAAGCATGTCATCAAGAGTTTATGGTAAGCAATAGAAAGTGCGGTGGAAAAGGAAAACATCGCTACCTCCTCATTTTAGCTGGGCTGGAAGGACCAAGTGTTCTGCTCGTGCCCGTTCCTTTAGTCAACCTGATGAGGCGATGGTGAGTATGCAGCATAAAGTGCTGATTCGGTTACGTGGCGATGATGAGGCGATGGTGAGTATACCATAAACTCTTGACCACATTGTTTGTTCCCCGGAGT contains:
- the LOC8067382 gene encoding probable protein arginine N-methyltransferase 6.2, with amino-acid sequence MFTAGADGNGHLPRPRRSRRGGVGHAGVMGSPQGQVALGAHPHPAAPPCTDYDVAYFKAYSHIGVHEEMLKDHVRTSTYRNAIMHHKDLISGKVVLDVGCGTGVLSIFCAFAGATRVYAVDASDIALQAMEIVRENELSDKVVVLHGRIEDVNIEEKVDVIISEWMGYMLLYESMLGSIIFARDKWLKPGGLILPSHASLYMAPVTNSQRYHDSIYFWRDVYGIKMSSMMPLAKQCAFMEPSVETISGENVLTWPTVVAQVDCYTIQAQELETITAAFKFTSMLQAPLHGFAFWFDVEFNGPVRQKSKKQPSQSLDGNTQNASPSSKKKKPDVSIVLSTAPEDAPTHWQQTLLYLFEPIELNKDQIIEGSVTISQSQQHARFLNICLKYFTGDQWYVKESVMR